In Devosia sp. 1566, a single genomic region encodes these proteins:
- a CDS encoding oligopeptide/dipeptide ABC transporter ATP-binding protein translates to MHQPLSSIRSELPPTLRVRSVGVEYPLAGGGFWGKPRKLTALEDISFDLRPGETLGLVGESGSGKTTIGRAVLRRVENTSGQIIFKGKDITQMRGERLRQLRRGMQLVLQDPYASLNPRMRVLDIVAEPLLVHGLAKSLDDARDRVTDLLRLVGLPVDASERFPHAFSGGQRQRIGIARALALQPDLIVADEPVSALDVSVRAQVVNLMQDLQRELGLSYLFIAHDLSIVRHISHRVAILYAGRMAEIADRDTIYRRPAHPYTEALLSAVPVANPALQRARKRIVYQGEVPDLANLPQGCRFQARCPLVSHKCRVETPPLMEKALGHLVACWNRV, encoded by the coding sequence ATGCACCAGCCCTTATCCTCAATCCGCTCCGAACTGCCACCGACGCTGCGTGTCCGCAGTGTTGGCGTCGAATATCCGCTGGCAGGAGGCGGTTTCTGGGGCAAGCCGCGCAAGCTGACGGCGCTTGAAGATATTTCCTTCGATCTGCGACCGGGCGAAACCCTGGGACTTGTGGGTGAATCAGGCTCAGGCAAGACTACGATTGGCCGCGCCGTGCTGCGTCGCGTCGAGAATACGAGTGGTCAGATCATCTTCAAGGGCAAGGACATCACCCAGATGCGCGGTGAGCGCTTGCGGCAGCTGCGGCGCGGCATGCAGCTTGTGTTGCAGGACCCCTATGCAAGCCTCAATCCTCGCATGCGGGTGCTCGATATCGTCGCCGAACCTCTCTTGGTTCATGGCCTCGCCAAGTCACTGGACGACGCCCGGGACAGGGTCACCGATCTGCTGCGGCTGGTAGGCCTGCCGGTCGATGCCTCCGAGCGCTTTCCGCACGCGTTTTCGGGCGGACAGCGCCAGCGCATCGGTATTGCCCGCGCCCTAGCGTTGCAGCCCGATCTGATCGTCGCCGATGAGCCGGTATCGGCGCTCGATGTTTCGGTGCGGGCGCAGGTGGTCAACCTCATGCAGGATCTGCAGCGCGAGTTGGGCCTGAGCTATCTGTTCATTGCTCATGATCTCTCCATCGTGCGCCACATCTCCCACCGGGTCGCCATCCTCTATGCCGGTCGCATGGCCGAAATCGCCGACCGCGACACCATCTATAGGCGTCCCGCCCATCCTTATACCGAAGCCCTGTTGTCGGCAGTGCCAGTTGCCAATCCTGCCCTGCAGCGCGCGCGTAAGCGCATTGTTTATCAGGGCGAAGTTCCCGATCTGGCAAACCTACCGCAGGGGTGCCGGTTTCAGGCACGCTGTCCGCTGGTCAGCCATAAGTGCAGGGTCGAAACCCCGCCCCTGATGGAAAAGGCCCTCGGCCACTTGGTCGCCTGTTGGAACAGGGTCTAG
- a CDS encoding ABC transporter ATP-binding protein, with translation MSAPLLAIDGLQVEFDTRAGVVHALNDVSLTVGRGETLGIVGESGSGKSVTAQAAMGLIDIPGRITGGDIRWHGRSLLGSDGERLARSVRGKEMSIVFQDPMTSLNPLLTIGAQICEVLQCHLGFSHLQACNRAEELLGAVGISAPRRRLDQHPYELSGGMRQRVMIAMGIACEPELLIADEPTTALDVTIQAQILELLAELQQRLGLSIILITHDLGIVAGLCHRVAVMYAGRIIESGTADSLFTTPAHPYTQGLLRSTPSLDEVDERLISIDGSPPSLLHPPTGCPFLPRCPIGGDRCQAPPPMVPVPGGEAACWKATTPAWPLAQISPV, from the coding sequence ATGAGCGCGCCTCTTCTCGCCATTGACGGTCTGCAAGTCGAATTCGACACCAGGGCCGGCGTCGTCCATGCCCTCAACGATGTCTCGCTGACGGTGGGCAGAGGCGAAACGCTGGGCATTGTCGGCGAGTCCGGTTCCGGCAAGAGCGTTACCGCCCAGGCAGCCATGGGCCTGATTGATATTCCAGGACGCATCACCGGCGGCGACATCCGCTGGCATGGGCGGAGCCTGCTTGGAAGCGATGGCGAGCGGCTGGCCCGTTCTGTGCGCGGCAAAGAAATGTCGATAGTGTTCCAAGACCCGATGACTTCGCTCAATCCGCTGCTGACCATCGGCGCGCAGATTTGCGAAGTGCTGCAGTGCCACCTCGGTTTCTCGCACCTCCAAGCCTGCAATCGCGCAGAGGAACTCCTGGGAGCCGTCGGCATCAGCGCGCCGCGCCGCCGCCTCGACCAGCATCCGTACGAGCTCTCAGGCGGCATGCGCCAGCGCGTCATGATCGCCATGGGCATCGCCTGCGAACCCGAACTACTGATTGCCGATGAGCCGACCACAGCGTTAGACGTCACCATCCAAGCGCAGATCCTTGAATTGCTGGCCGAGTTGCAGCAGCGGCTGGGCCTCTCGATCATCTTGATCACCCATGATCTAGGCATCGTCGCAGGCCTCTGCCATCGCGTTGCCGTCATGTATGCCGGCCGCATCATAGAATCTGGGACGGCCGATAGCCTTTTTACGACACCGGCCCATCCCTATACGCAAGGCCTGCTGCGCTCGACCCCAAGCCTTGATGAAGTCGACGAGCGGCTGATTTCCATCGATGGCAGCCCGCCAAGCCTCCTGCATCCTCCAACCGGCTGCCCGTTCCTGCCCCGCTGTCCAATCGGGGGCGATCGTTGCCAGGCGCCCCCGCCCATGGTGCCCGTACCCGGTGGCGAGGCGGCCTGCTGGAAGGCGACGACGCCTGCATGGCCCCTTGCGCAAATTTCTCCGGTCTGA
- a CDS encoding LysR substrate-binding domain-containing protein translates to MEKIFSEHANISVRHYRAVLAVAEERSFSAAAARLRIAISAVTQAVQQVEQHAGTLLFDRSTRPVRLTPAGERFADECRHLLSIHGRALRDLQLAGDQGGSEIAVAGAPSLIKTLLLPAIREFRLVHPRIRIAVSDDVAGRIEARILEREVDFAVASRWQPTAELVAEEIGRDEVCLVCSRDNPLARLRQVDFGMLEGETIISLMAETGISRLLESSPMFPRQLLTGQLKAFSTIAQLMMVEQNLGVAFLPRLAATALGDDRLAFLPVKSLSIWRPLHLLTSRRNPISPMADALCAIVRQHTAGLVV, encoded by the coding sequence ATGGAGAAGATATTTTCGGAACATGCGAATATCAGCGTGCGACATTATCGTGCTGTGCTGGCCGTGGCGGAGGAGCGATCGTTCAGTGCAGCCGCAGCAAGGCTGCGCATTGCGATCTCCGCCGTTACCCAGGCGGTGCAGCAAGTCGAGCAGCACGCCGGGACTTTACTCTTTGATCGCAGCACGCGACCGGTAAGACTAACCCCTGCGGGAGAGCGCTTCGCGGACGAATGTCGGCATCTCCTGTCCATTCATGGGAGAGCCTTGCGCGACCTGCAGCTTGCAGGGGATCAAGGTGGCAGCGAAATAGCAGTGGCTGGAGCGCCCTCGCTGATTAAGACCCTACTCCTGCCCGCAATTCGAGAATTCCGGCTGGTGCATCCCCGTATCAGAATCGCAGTGTCGGACGACGTCGCCGGCCGTATCGAGGCGCGCATTTTGGAACGCGAAGTTGACTTTGCTGTTGCCTCGCGCTGGCAGCCCACCGCCGAGCTTGTCGCTGAAGAAATCGGTCGCGACGAGGTCTGCCTCGTTTGTAGCCGAGATAACCCACTGGCCCGTTTGCGACAGGTCGATTTCGGAATGCTTGAAGGCGAAACAATAATTTCGCTCATGGCTGAGACAGGGATTTCGAGATTGCTCGAGAGCTCCCCTATGTTTCCGCGCCAGCTTCTTACAGGCCAGTTGAAAGCATTCTCTACAATTGCGCAGTTGATGATGGTTGAACAAAATCTTGGCGTTGCCTTCCTCCCACGGCTTGCAGCTACGGCACTGGGAGACGATCGATTAGCCTTCTTACCGGTAAAGAGCCTATCGATTTGGCGCCCGCTTCACCTTCTAACGTCGAGACGCAACCCTATCTCGCCCATGGCCGATGCGCTGTGCGCCATCGTGAGGCAGCATACCGCAGGTCTGGTGGTTTGA
- a CDS encoding ABC transporter permease: MTDTTTTPRSARSAAARSRRLVALHELLSELWRDKSGLIGLLVILLIIGMAIFAPLIAPYDPAAQSVMSRLKPPAWLANGTWAHPLGTDHLGRDVLSRVIWGSRVTLIIGSSVVLLAGALGVTVGLWAGYLGGQVDSILMRLVDIQVSFPGVLLILLIVSVIGASTTTMIIVLAVTNWMVYARLVRGIVMSVRQTPYVEAAEVVGCKPGRIIFRHILPNLISPLVTLGILEFTNVVLAEAAVSFLGLGVQPPETSWGLDVAGGRDYLFIAWWLITFPGLSIVATVLSINLFANWVRVTTDPQEREKRFARAKSAERRTRPGQTVVETAK; encoded by the coding sequence ATGACGGACACCACAACGACGCCTCGTTCCGCCAGATCCGCCGCTGCCCGGTCGCGCCGCCTTGTCGCCCTCCACGAGCTGTTGAGCGAACTCTGGCGCGACAAGTCCGGCCTCATCGGACTGTTGGTTATCCTGCTGATCATCGGCATGGCAATCTTTGCGCCTCTGATTGCCCCCTATGATCCTGCCGCGCAAAGCGTGATGTCACGCCTCAAGCCACCGGCATGGCTGGCCAATGGCACATGGGCGCATCCGCTCGGAACCGACCACCTCGGCCGCGACGTTCTGTCCCGGGTCATCTGGGGATCGCGCGTCACCCTGATCATCGGCTCCAGCGTTGTGCTGCTGGCCGGGGCGCTGGGAGTCACGGTAGGGCTTTGGGCTGGCTATCTGGGCGGCCAGGTCGATAGCATCCTGATGCGGCTCGTCGATATCCAGGTTTCGTTCCCCGGTGTCCTACTGATCTTGTTGATCGTTTCCGTCATCGGCGCCAGCACTACCACCATGATCATCGTGCTCGCGGTAACCAATTGGATGGTCTATGCCCGGCTGGTGCGCGGAATTGTCATGTCGGTGCGGCAAACGCCCTATGTAGAGGCGGCCGAGGTCGTGGGCTGCAAGCCGGGACGTATCATCTTCCGGCATATCCTGCCGAACCTGATTTCGCCTCTGGTCACTCTGGGGATCCTGGAGTTCACAAATGTCGTGCTGGCCGAGGCCGCCGTGTCGTTCCTGGGCCTTGGCGTACAGCCGCCGGAGACCAGCTGGGGCCTCGATGTCGCCGGTGGGCGCGACTACCTGTTTATCGCCTGGTGGCTCATCACCTTCCCTGGGCTGTCGATTGTCGCCACCGTGCTGTCGATCAATCTCTTCGCCAACTGGGTGCGTGTCACCACTGACCCGCAGGAGCGCGAAAAGCGCTTTGCCCGCGCTAAATCTGCTGAACGCCGTACGCGTCCGGGCCAGACAGTGGTGGAGACCGCTAAATGA
- a CDS encoding ABC transporter permease, whose product MGAFILRRMWQGLLVVLGVTLTVFVVTRLFTDPVALMLPLSASDGQRAAFAAQIGLDQPVPLQFLWFLGDLATLDFGQSLWQRRPAIEVVFERLPNTLMLIGAGLGFAMVLALPLGMVAALRPGGIVDRVTVSLGLLALSMPQFWVGLLLILIFAVQLKVLPTSGMGSPAHIILPALTLALSPLARLTMLVRSSMIDELNQQYVKTARSKGLGFRRILGVHALRNILISFLTLSGWELISTLAGYTVVVETVFAWPGLGLTAIQAIQRGDLFLMQAIVFSIALLIVIINLTLDIVFKLIDPRIRLN is encoded by the coding sequence ATGGGCGCATTTATTCTGCGAAGAATGTGGCAGGGATTGCTTGTTGTTCTGGGCGTGACACTGACGGTCTTCGTCGTCACGCGCCTCTTCACCGACCCCGTCGCGCTCATGCTGCCGCTCTCAGCCTCTGATGGACAGCGGGCCGCTTTCGCGGCCCAGATCGGGCTTGATCAACCGGTGCCGCTGCAGTTCTTATGGTTCCTGGGTGATCTGGCGACGCTGGATTTCGGCCAAAGCCTCTGGCAACGCCGGCCGGCCATCGAAGTGGTGTTCGAGCGGCTTCCCAATACGCTGATGCTGATCGGCGCGGGCCTGGGTTTTGCCATGGTCCTGGCCCTGCCTCTCGGCATGGTCGCGGCACTGAGGCCCGGCGGTATTGTCGACCGGGTGACCGTAAGCCTAGGGCTGCTGGCGCTGTCGATGCCTCAATTCTGGGTCGGTCTGCTGCTGATCCTGATTTTTGCCGTGCAGCTGAAAGTGTTGCCGACTTCGGGCATGGGCAGCCCCGCCCACATCATTCTGCCCGCGCTCACCCTCGCGCTCTCGCCGTTGGCGCGCCTCACCATGCTGGTGCGATCTTCCATGATCGACGAACTCAACCAGCAATATGTCAAGACCGCGCGCTCCAAGGGCCTGGGATTTCGCCGCATCCTTGGCGTCCACGCGCTGCGCAATATTCTGATTTCCTTTCTGACCCTTTCGGGCTGGGAACTGATCTCGACCCTGGCTGGCTATACCGTGGTCGTCGAGACCGTGTTCGCGTGGCCTGGCCTCGGACTGACCGCTATCCAAGCGATCCAGCGGGGCGACCTTTTTTTGATGCAGGCTATCGTCTTTTCGATCGCCCTTCTTATCGTGATCATCAATCTGACGCTCGACATCGTCTTCAAGTTGATCGATCCCCGCATCCGGCTGAATTGA
- a CDS encoding IS3 family transposase (programmed frameshift), producing the protein MPRKRPTAEEIVAKLRQVDVLTSQGKTVAEAAPAIAVTEVSYYRWRKEYGGLKGDQVKRLKELEAENARLRRAVSDLTLDKMVLAEAAPGKLLSPARRRACVDHVVARFGISQRRACRVLGQHRSTQRPAPQTRDDEAALTADIIELATQYGRYGYRRITAMLHRAGWVVNHKRVERIWRREGLKVPPKQPKRGRLWLNDGACIRLRPEHSNHVWSYDFVEDRTHNGRKFRMLNVIDEFTRECLAIRISRRLKAVDVVDVLTDLFILRGAPGHIRSDNGPEFIAKTVRDWIAAVGARTAYIMPGSPWENGYCESFNARLRDELLDGEIFYTLKEAQIVIEQWRQHYNTTRPHSSLGYKPPAPEAISWPPPQSGSTPPTVASSPIMH; encoded by the exons ATGCCCAGGAAACGGCCTACGGCTGAAGAGATTGTCGCCAAGCTTCGTCAGGTTGACGTGCTGACTTCGCAGGGGAAGACGGTGGCGGAAGCTGCCCCGGCGATAGCGGTGACGGAAGTCTCGTATTATCGCTGGCGCAAGGAGTATGGTGGCCTCAAGGGCGACCAGGTGAAGCGGCTTAAAGAGCTCGAGGCCGAGAATGCGCGGTTGCGCCGGGCCGTATCGGACCTGACCCTGGACAAGATGGTGCTGGCGGAGGCCGCCC CGGGGAAACTTCTAAGCCCCGCTCGCCGCCGTGCTTGTGTGGATCATGTTGTTGCCCGGTTTGGGATCTCGCAGCGGCGAGCCTGCCGGGTTCTGGGCCAGCATCGATCCACCCAGCGCCCGGCTCCCCAAACCCGCGACGATGAAGCGGCTCTGACGGCCGACATCATCGAGCTTGCCACCCAGTATGGCCGGTATGGCTATCGTCGGATCACGGCGATGCTGCATCGCGCTGGATGGGTGGTGAACCACAAGCGGGTGGAGCGGATCTGGCGGCGAGAGGGGCTCAAGGTTCCACCAAAGCAACCCAAACGCGGGCGGCTCTGGCTCAATGACGGAGCCTGCATCCGGCTGCGGCCCGAGCACTCCAATCACGTCTGGTCCTATGACTTTGTCGAGGACAGAACCCACAATGGCCGGAAGTTCCGCATGCTCAACGTCATCGACGAGTTCACCAGGGAATGCCTGGCCATCAGGATCAGTCGCAGGCTCAAGGCGGTCGACGTCGTTGATGTACTCACCGACCTGTTCATCCTGCGCGGAGCGCCTGGGCATATTCGTTCAGACAATGGCCCCGAGTTCATCGCCAAGACTGTCCGGGACTGGATCGCTGCCGTTGGCGCCAGGACCGCCTACATCATGCCGGGTAGTCCCTGGGAGAATGGCTATTGCGAGAGCTTCAATGCCAGACTGCGTGATGAACTGCTCGATGGCGAAATCTTCTACACGCTCAAGGAGGCGCAGATCGTCATCGAACAATGGCGCCAGCACTACAATACCACCCGACCCCATTCATCGCTCGGCTATAAGCCACCCGCACCAGAGGCCATCTCATGGCCGCCACCCCAGAGTGGATCAACCCCTCCCACGGTGGCATCAAGCCCAATTATGCATTAA
- a CDS encoding ABC transporter substrate-binding protein encodes MNFMLRGLLATSAIAVLTAAAGPAALAQSVTVAIGSEPSTLDPQLRDDGGERQVNDNIYETLMARTATGELVSGLAAEAPTQVDELTWEFKLRQGVTFHNGEPFNADAVVTSVTRVLDPANNSEQLGYFGTIASAEKIDDTTVRIITTGPDPILPSRMYWMKMIAPGYAANGDLAAAPVGTGPYKFVSWNRGTDIVLEANAEYWDGEPAIDSVTYRFIGEPGTRLSGLMAGELDIITNLLPEFTTSVPKFAAVPGLETSVFVLGTDNPIIAIPEVRKALNLAIDRQAMADSLFLGFATVAKGHHVNPAAFGFNDALESYAYDPDAARALIEAAGVAGETIHVYGESGRWLKDREQIEAVAAYWGEIGLVPEVHIEEFSQYLDTLMGDGPRPDSIFIANSNELLDADREASFIYHMDGAAASNSDAEMAAMIDEARITTDVAAREALYAEVFQKAHDLNYTVPLFNLQDIYGMSERMEWTPRPDAKLMIKEMSVTE; translated from the coding sequence ATGAACTTTATGCTTCGTGGTCTTCTCGCCACATCCGCCATCGCCGTTTTGACCGCCGCTGCGGGTCCCGCAGCCCTCGCCCAGTCCGTTACGGTGGCCATCGGCTCCGAGCCCTCGACCCTCGATCCTCAGCTGCGCGACGATGGTGGCGAACGCCAGGTCAACGACAATATCTATGAAACGCTGATGGCGCGCACGGCGACCGGCGAACTCGTTTCCGGGCTTGCCGCAGAAGCCCCAACTCAGGTCGACGAGCTGACCTGGGAGTTCAAGCTGCGCCAAGGCGTGACCTTCCACAATGGCGAGCCCTTCAACGCAGACGCCGTGGTCACCAGCGTTACCCGCGTGCTCGATCCGGCCAACAATTCCGAGCAGCTCGGCTATTTCGGCACCATCGCGTCGGCTGAAAAGATCGATGACACTACCGTCCGCATCATCACCACTGGCCCCGATCCGATCCTGCCCTCCCGCATGTACTGGATGAAGATGATCGCCCCCGGCTATGCTGCCAACGGCGACCTGGCAGCCGCACCCGTTGGTACCGGCCCCTATAAGTTCGTGTCCTGGAACCGGGGCACCGATATCGTCCTTGAAGCCAACGCGGAATACTGGGATGGCGAGCCCGCAATCGACAGCGTCACCTATCGCTTCATCGGCGAGCCCGGCACGCGCCTCTCGGGCCTGATGGCAGGCGAGCTCGATATTATCACCAATCTGCTGCCTGAATTCACCACCAGCGTTCCCAAGTTTGCGGCCGTGCCGGGCCTTGAAACCTCGGTCTTCGTGCTTGGCACCGACAATCCGATCATCGCCATCCCCGAAGTGCGCAAAGCGCTCAACCTCGCCATCGACCGCCAGGCCATGGCCGATAGCCTGTTCCTCGGCTTCGCCACCGTGGCCAAGGGCCATCACGTCAATCCGGCAGCTTTCGGCTTCAACGATGCCCTCGAATCCTACGCCTACGATCCTGACGCGGCACGCGCTTTGATCGAAGCAGCCGGCGTTGCTGGCGAAACCATCCACGTCTATGGCGAGTCAGGCCGTTGGCTCAAGGATCGCGAGCAGATCGAAGCGGTTGCCGCCTATTGGGGCGAGATCGGACTGGTACCGGAGGTCCATATTGAGGAATTCTCGCAGTATCTCGATACGCTGATGGGTGACGGCCCCCGGCCGGATTCGATCTTCATCGCCAACTCCAACGAGTTGCTGGATGCCGATCGCGAAGCCTCCTTCATCTATCACATGGACGGTGCAGCAGCCTCGAACTCCGATGCCGAAATGGCCGCGATGATCGACGAAGCGCGCATCACCACCGATGTTGCAGCCCGCGAGGCGCTATATGCCGAAGTGTTCCAGAAGGCGCACGATCTCAACTACACCGTGCCCCTATTCAACCTGCAGGATATCTACGGCATGTCCGAGCGCATGGAATGGACGCCGCGCCCCGATGCCAAGCTGATGATCAAGGAAATGTCGGTCACCGAGTAG
- a CDS encoding FAD-binding and (Fe-S)-binding domain-containing protein, whose amino-acid sequence MRHFLPHTATEVPSPKVAELILALRRAGFRGALDHDGASRAAMSTDNSVYQITPVLIAAPMDEADAVLLVRVTGEPQFRSIPLTARGGGTGTNGQSLNSGVVVDFRRHMYKVLAVNEAEGWADVEPGVVLDSLNSQVRQTGLFFAPETSTSNRCTIGGMVATDASGKGSRRYGKTADNVLGLTAILSDGTLVNSLRDTIPTSIATELEAAGNEGRAALLEQVPKLPRRFSGYDLDRAQRGADGFEWWRLFVGAEGTLGLVTRIRVRLVPAPPHRRLLVAGFSTFLHALEAAEALLAFEPLAVECLDEWVQRLADEAGLLTDLPPALRSKDGVRPVYDFIEFSGDDQNLLDRQVAATAAALHQLPGFTGFHLATSDAEISRLWAVRSASVGLLARGDGKRVPVSFVEDCALPPASLSAFVEAFGALMARHGLRYGIYGHADVGCLHVRPALDISDAADRALLGEISAEVLALVSRLGGIFWGEHGKGVRGQYLAEFVGPVAYEAFRRVKAALDPHERFNPGKLVTLKREPMRVSSTPFRSGANGDAYDAAFRCNGNAICHSFAASQTMCPSFKLSNEALHSPRGRAEALKLWSNTPVAERERGLDRSVHAALDACLGCKACASTCPVQIDIPEMKSHFLADWHQRHRRPVADHAAILVERFHLALALTRPLASLPPVAALMRAGAQLLGLIDIPTLSRRGHGLVHMCVDRAVAHPPQANSVLLAIDAMTSLFDTEAIADIGAGLSALGFHPIVLDLPGGGKAAHAKGDRRRFLTMARELRDALDRLERTGLPVVGIDPAFVTLLREEYRHAGLMPRQKVLSPVEFLLSLPPEKLRRAPAGASQEIFLHCMESARGQTAVKDWQQLGDRLGIAFTVAQTGCCGMAGLYGHERHNQDNTRRLFAMAWSPAIERQLASGQERVLATGFSCRCQAGRFANAKVAHPLRLIAERLQ is encoded by the coding sequence ATGCGCCACTTTCTGCCTCACACGGCGACCGAAGTTCCCTCACCTAAGGTCGCCGAACTGATCCTGGCCCTACGTCGAGCGGGGTTTCGCGGCGCGCTCGATCATGATGGGGCCAGCCGGGCGGCCATGTCGACCGACAACAGTGTCTACCAAATTACGCCCGTTCTAATAGCAGCACCGATGGACGAAGCGGACGCTGTACTTCTGGTCCGGGTCACCGGAGAACCACAGTTTCGCTCGATTCCACTGACAGCACGCGGCGGAGGTACCGGCACCAACGGCCAGTCGTTGAACAGCGGGGTCGTGGTCGATTTTCGACGACACATGTATAAAGTGCTGGCCGTTAACGAGGCTGAGGGATGGGCCGATGTGGAGCCAGGGGTCGTCCTTGACAGTCTTAATTCGCAAGTGCGGCAAACCGGACTGTTTTTCGCGCCAGAGACGTCGACCTCCAACCGCTGCACCATTGGCGGCATGGTCGCTACGGACGCGTCCGGGAAGGGTTCGCGCCGTTATGGCAAGACCGCCGACAATGTGCTTGGCCTGACCGCCATTCTGTCAGACGGCACGCTGGTGAATAGCCTCCGAGACACAATCCCCACCAGCATTGCAACGGAGTTGGAAGCGGCGGGCAATGAAGGGCGTGCGGCGCTGCTGGAACAAGTCCCAAAACTGCCGCGCCGCTTTTCCGGCTACGATCTAGACCGGGCGCAACGCGGGGCTGATGGTTTCGAATGGTGGCGGCTATTTGTTGGCGCTGAAGGGACATTGGGGCTGGTGACGCGCATCAGGGTGCGGCTCGTTCCAGCACCGCCCCATCGACGGCTATTGGTCGCTGGCTTTTCCACTTTTCTCCACGCACTGGAAGCAGCGGAAGCTCTGCTCGCGTTCGAGCCTCTGGCCGTCGAATGTCTGGACGAATGGGTGCAGCGGCTGGCCGATGAAGCGGGGCTGCTGACCGACCTGCCCCCTGCCCTGCGCAGCAAGGATGGTGTCCGCCCGGTCTACGATTTCATCGAGTTTTCAGGTGACGATCAGAACCTGCTCGACCGCCAGGTCGCCGCTACCGCAGCCGCATTACATCAGTTGCCGGGCTTTACCGGGTTTCATCTCGCGACCAGCGATGCCGAGATTTCCCGACTTTGGGCCGTTCGCAGCGCCAGCGTTGGCCTTTTGGCACGCGGCGATGGCAAGCGCGTGCCCGTTTCCTTCGTCGAAGATTGCGCCCTGCCTCCGGCAAGCCTCTCTGCCTTTGTCGAGGCGTTCGGCGCGCTAATGGCACGCCATGGCCTGCGCTACGGCATTTATGGCCATGCCGATGTGGGATGCCTGCATGTGCGGCCAGCGCTTGATATCAGTGACGCGGCAGATCGCGCCCTGCTGGGCGAAATCTCTGCCGAAGTTCTCGCTTTGGTTTCAAGACTTGGCGGCATTTTCTGGGGCGAGCACGGCAAGGGTGTACGGGGACAATACTTGGCTGAGTTTGTCGGCCCGGTAGCCTATGAGGCCTTCCGCCGGGTCAAAGCCGCGCTCGATCCGCACGAACGGTTTAATCCGGGCAAATTGGTAACATTGAAGCGCGAGCCGATGCGGGTAAGTTCGACGCCGTTCCGCTCGGGCGCTAATGGCGACGCCTATGACGCGGCCTTCCGCTGCAATGGCAATGCGATCTGCCACAGCTTTGCCGCGAGCCAAACAATGTGCCCCTCGTTCAAGCTGAGTAACGAGGCGCTGCACTCTCCGCGCGGCCGGGCAGAGGCGCTCAAGCTCTGGTCTAATACGCCGGTGGCCGAGCGCGAGCGTGGCCTAGACCGCTCCGTGCATGCGGCACTCGACGCGTGCCTGGGATGCAAGGCCTGCGCCAGCACCTGTCCGGTGCAGATCGACATTCCCGAGATGAAGTCGCATTTTCTCGCCGACTGGCATCAGCGCCACCGCAGACCAGTCGCCGATCACGCGGCGATCCTGGTGGAACGCTTTCACCTCGCCTTGGCACTGACGAGACCTTTAGCTAGTTTGCCGCCGGTAGCCGCCCTGATGCGAGCCGGTGCGCAGCTCTTAGGTCTGATCGATATTCCGACCCTGTCTCGGCGCGGCCATGGATTGGTGCACATGTGCGTTGATCGTGCAGTGGCGCATCCGCCCCAAGCCAACTCAGTGCTGCTCGCCATCGACGCGATGACGAGCCTGTTCGACACCGAAGCGATCGCCGATATCGGCGCGGGCCTAAGCGCCTTGGGCTTTCACCCGATCGTGCTCGACCTGCCTGGCGGCGGAAAGGCTGCCCATGCCAAGGGTGACCGCCGGCGATTTCTCACCATGGCGCGAGAGCTGCGCGATGCGCTCGACAGGCTCGAGCGTACCGGGCTTCCAGTTGTCGGCATCGACCCAGCCTTCGTGACGCTGTTGCGTGAAGAGTATCGCCATGCCGGGCTGATGCCTCGGCAGAAAGTGCTTTCGCCAGTCGAATTCCTCTTGTCCCTGCCGCCGGAAAAACTCCGTCGTGCCCCTGCCGGCGCCTCGCAGGAGATTTTTCTACATTGCATGGAGAGTGCGCGTGGCCAGACGGCCGTGAAGGATTGGCAGCAGCTCGGCGATCGCCTTGGCATCGCCTTTACGGTAGCGCAGACCGGCTGCTGTGGTATGGCCGGCCTTTACGGTCATGAGCGGCACAATCAGGACAACACCAGGCGCCTCTTTGCCATGGCCTGGTCGCCGGCGATCGAAAGACAGTTGGCAAGCGGGCAGGAGCGCGTTCTGGCGACTGGCTTTTCCTGCCGTTGTCAGGCGGGCCGCTTTGCCAACGCCAAGGTGGCGCATCCGTTGCGACTGATCGCCGAACGCCTGCAGTAA